In Acinetobacter sp. TGL-Y2, a genomic segment contains:
- a CDS encoding MFS transporter, producing MSDTRFSKPLIYMLIGSAFILALSLGVRHGFGLYLVPMSHEFNWNHGVFSLAIALQNLLWGAVQPFTGALADKYGSKIVVATGGVLYVIGLVLMAFSSSGILINLSLGLIIGLALSATSFSVLLSAVGRAAHPSKRSMAMGIASAAGSFGQFIMLPTTLLLLQQFGWSSALLITAILVALIVPLAFMLKAPMYQAPNVLANANQPSLGFKQILIIAKNHKPFIWLGLGFLVCGFQVVFLGIHLPGYLTDHGFSTTTGTIFLALVGLFNIVGTYTAGWLGDKYSKPKLLMWLYGLRGIAIITFLSLPLSTWTIYSFAIIMGLLWLSTVPLTNGIVANMFGVKYLTMLSGIVFFTHQVGSFFGGWLGGLNHDITGNYNIIWAMTIALSVFGVLVHFFVNEEAVVHD from the coding sequence ATGTCTGACACTCGTTTTTCTAAACCGCTTATTTATATGCTCATTGGGAGTGCTTTTATTTTGGCATTATCGCTGGGCGTCCGACATGGTTTTGGACTGTATTTGGTTCCAATGAGTCATGAGTTCAATTGGAATCATGGTGTGTTTAGTCTTGCCATTGCCTTGCAAAACCTTCTATGGGGAGCTGTACAGCCGTTTACTGGAGCACTTGCTGACAAGTATGGCAGTAAAATAGTCGTAGCGACAGGTGGTGTACTCTATGTCATTGGCCTAGTGCTCATGGCATTTAGCTCAAGTGGCATTTTGATTAATTTAAGCCTTGGACTCATCATTGGTCTTGCACTCTCTGCCACCTCATTTTCAGTTTTACTCTCTGCGGTAGGTCGCGCGGCGCATCCGAGTAAGCGCAGTATGGCGATGGGTATTGCCAGTGCAGCAGGATCATTTGGTCAATTCATTATGTTGCCCACGACCCTGCTGTTATTGCAACAATTTGGTTGGTCGTCTGCCTTATTAATCACGGCTATTTTAGTTGCATTGATTGTGCCTTTAGCGTTTATGCTCAAAGCGCCCATGTATCAAGCACCCAATGTGCTAGCAAATGCAAATCAACCCTCTTTAGGTTTTAAGCAAATTCTAATTATTGCCAAAAATCATAAACCTTTTATTTGGCTAGGTTTAGGATTTCTCGTCTGTGGCTTCCAAGTGGTTTTCTTAGGGATTCATCTACCCGGCTATTTGACTGATCATGGTTTTAGCACCACCACGGGCACCATATTTCTGGCTTTGGTGGGGCTGTTTAATATTGTGGGAACCTATACGGCAGGTTGGCTTGGCGACAAATACTCCAAGCCTAAATTACTAATGTGGTTGTATGGTTTACGCGGTATTGCCATCATTACTTTTCTGAGCTTGCCGCTCAGTACATGGACCATTTACAGTTTTGCCATCATTATGGGCTTGCTATGGTTGTCGACCGTACCGCTGACCAACGGCATCGTGGCGAATATGTTTGGGGTCAAATACCTGACCATGCTCAGTGGCATTGTGTTTTTTACCCACCAAGTCGGTTCATTTTTCGGTGGCTGGCTCGGCGGTCTTAACCATGATATAACAGGGAACTACAACATCATTTGGGCAATGACCATTGCCTTAAGCGTATTTGGTGTATTGGTGCATTTCTTTGTGAATGAGGAGGCCGTTGTTCATGACTGA